Genomic window (Zingiber officinale cultivar Zhangliang chromosome 2B, Zo_v1.1, whole genome shotgun sequence):
aagatttaatacCATTTTGTCCTAATAGTATAGTGCAATCACTAATCTACTCTGTGtataaaaaattgaataaatatatatCATATATTTGAAATCCTTAACTGATGAGAAATGTCAAACCCAGAAGAAGAATAGTGTTTTAAACATTAAGGTGAAagtaaacaacaacaaaaaaacagTTCATCTAGAAACAACTTAAAAGACTAATAGGTGATATGACGACATTTCTCCATGATTTAAAGATACAAATGTAACTAAAGCTTTCTTTCTTCCCTCTTGATTTAAATCTTTAGGTGTGAAAGTGAAAACAACATCTGCACCCTGTGTCTGTCACCTTAGTGCATTTTTCCAATTGTTTTAAAGATGTATCCAATGCATTCTTATTGTACCTCTCAAATAATCCGGCCAATTTCCAATTCTAATGCTGGCATCTAGCTACTTGTTGCAGCATATCCCACTCGCTGATCCCTAAGAGATATATGATCAATGGAGAAGAAAGTTATTGGCTTTTCTACTTCTTGATCCTGTTCCTTGTGTTCACGAAGTAAACTACGTTTTATAGGCCCAATTCATGGTTCAGATGAGACTTAAACATAGGTTTGAATTTCCACGAACAACCTCACTGTCGGCACTACGTAGAAGAGCTGGAAATCACTTAAACAGATATTCATCCTTTTCCCTATTCATCCGGCGACGATATCCCGAATCACAGACATTCACCAAGCAGCTAGCTTCCGTCGGTTCTCCTTCCATCGAATGGCACTCCAACAGACTACGGCACGCGTCCTGCCATGGCATGCACAGAGATTCGgacaaagacaaaaaaaaataattctcaCCGCCGGATGGAGGACTACGTTCGGTGCCGCCGTGGCAGATGAGGTGGAAGCGTAGGGCGAGGCAAGGGACGCCCGGCGGTGCAGAGCACCGGCAGATCGCACTGCAGATGAGAGCCATCTCCTCGAAACTCCACCCAGCATCTTCCCTTCGATCCACTCGCCTTCCCTTCCTCTGCTACGTAGTAGAGGCCGCCGGAATCAGAGCAAagcagggagagggagaggttagGTTTGTAATAGGGTTTTGTATCAGGGTCCCGAGCACGGATCTTGATGTGCAGATCAAGGGACCGTATTTTGCCCTTTACCCGAGCAAGCAAGTCTAgcaagagagaaagaaaagaattaTGAGTGGAATGAAAcactattttgataataaataaaaaaaatattttttaacaatttcaataaaaaaattatgttattttaatttttgccctaaagataaaataaaaaattcaaataagaCATGAGATAAATATCCGAAAAATCAACTTATGACCAGGTCGACTATGCTCTAAATTTATCCGCACACTAAGAAAGTCATCTACTTCAAGATCAGTTGGATGAAACCCGAGTTAAACCAGATCAGAAGATCAAATGATCGTTCCCTcaataattttatttcaaaaatacttctATAAATAACTACTAGTAGTTGTTATACTATCAAATAAGTGCTATAACATATTTAggatgaatttaaaatttaaaatttaaaatttatattatataaaaattatcgAATAACTGTTACAATGTGTATAAGTTACTTAGTAACTACTATAACATATTTAGgatgaatttaaataattttaattaagttgataaataatattttaatatagtaGTGTTCATAGACCCTAAATTGACCTTAAACACATTGTAACTAGAGCTGCAAATGAACTGAGaaattatttatattcattcaatacacacaagataaattaaataaacaagtctaaacaactcattaaattaaacaaacaaacttgaacacatatgtattcagctcgtgaacaatttttatgaataatgTTCGTAAATAATATTCATAAACAATATTTATGaatcatgttcattaataaaacttttatcaacatactaaataaataaataaaatttttaaaattaacaaatAAGTTTAGATTATGaagttcaataatcaatcaaaacgaaaaagtttcaaataatcaaggAGCTCCataacatctaaataaatcaaactcaagtcaaacttaaattgaaaattctataatatctaaacgaaccaagctcatatcaaacttgaaccaaactcataaaaaataaatcaagttaaatttaaacaatcatttcaaagATTTAATCTATTTTAGATTTGACTCGGTTATCGTATTAAATAAAATTGAACAGCTAAAAATTTAACTCGGCTTGATTTGTTTAGCCCTAGTTGTAGCAACAACTTATAGGCTTGATTTGTTTAGCCCTAGTTGTAGCAACAACGTATATACATTCAGTAACTATTCGACAGCTTCTATACTTGTTATAACTATCTGATGATCGagagataattttgaaataaaaatttgaagGAGGGCTCTTTTAATTCCTTTAAAAGAGATGTCCGATTTGTAAAATTTGAGGCACTATTTTTGGCCTTGATATATTACCAGCACCAGAGGAACATGAATCAAACAGCAAGCTGAGAAGTTTCGCATGTTATTTCTTATTTGGACAGTTATAACACAAAATCAGCATTCAAGAATGACTAAAACCACTAAATCCTGAAACTTAACATTCACATTGCACATGTCTTTTTACAGTCCTACATTTCGTGGTTTTCTTGGTGATACACTAAGCAAGCACAAAAGATGGAACAAAGCCATACAACACAGTCTACAACAGCAACAACATCCATACAGTTGTGTACAACAGCAAGCACTTCGACAACAGACTCCGCCGGAAAAAGCAAGTCTCAGCGAGGCTGGTGAATGATGCGGCGAGGGCCAAACTTTGGGCTCACGCACTGCACCGGCTTTTCGCGGTGCTTGTCCAGAACCAACAGAGGCCTTGCACCGTTTTTCGGAGATTTAGAGCTCAGGTTCAACATTAATGCCTTCAAGGTATCAGTCTCAAACTCTGTCCAATAACCAAATATGGAGAAATTAGAATAATCACATCAAATCTTTGAATGAAAGACACAATTTGGAAGGTGTGTGAAACTAGCAACATTGAGAATAACCACCTTTGGGTAACAGGTGCTTATCGTGCTTCTTCGTAGCTCCAGAAATAGTCTTGTCCATCTCAACATGTTCACTGAAACCGGCTCCATCCAAATCTATATCGAGCACCTCAGGAAGTTCAGTCAACCCAAAGTCGAATGAGTCCTCGCCGTCAAACATCTCTTGCTCCTGGTACTGATGGAACCAGTGATCACGGAACCATGGAGTCGTCTGCACCAACTCCCACCATTCGGGGGAGAAATCTTCAACCTGCTGAAACAGCATCGGAACAAAGAGTGGGGCATTCGGATTCAACGACGACCTTCCTACCACTCCACGAGACACAGCCATAGTACTCATATTCTATCTTTTCtgaaagaaagataaagaagtGGAATCAGAATGTTTTATGACTAGGAACTATAAAGGTCTACATGCTTCAATTGCGAAATTCAAATTCTGCAGTCGAAATTATAGTTCTCATCTACTGATTTCAATACTTGAAAGAGTTGATCAGTGATCCCCTGCATTTTTACACTGTAAAATTATTCTTCTGTTTCTTAACAAACACCAATTAGGATTTATCAATGAAGCTGATCTGAATGATGTGAACAATTTGACAGGATTGCAAAATACATGGAATGAACAAAAGAACAGTTGCACTAGTTGCATGCATACTGaaaagatgtaaatcaatctaaTAACATCGAAATATCAGACAAACATAGCAAAGCTAAccaatgtcaaaaatatttcaaaaattctgCAAATAGCTCCAGAGATCTATGGGTTCCACAAGTCAAACTACCACCAAGAAGCAAATCTCAGTATCTCACATCAGGCTACAGGTCAGAACCAAAAAGAATAGGATAAAAGAGAGGAAATCGATTGCTTTACtatttcctaaaaatctctaggcCAACAAAAGAACTTAGAACAATGCCCAAGTATGAAAAAGCCCTAACTTTAAGAAACGAGGTTGCCAAAGTTCCAGATCTCAATTTTTTCGAGTCAAGACAAAACAAAACGACAAGATCCATAAAGATCATAAGCTAAAGTCTATCGTACAACGCAAATAATCAGACGCACAAGTTGCTGCTCTAGGGACATCAGGTTACCCTACAAGAAAAAAAGTCAGCGATCAGTTCGGGCGCTGATCTCTTTGTAAACTAAGCAAACTCTGATGAAACTAAACGGTTCCCCTTCTTTAATACGCAGATCACTCTAGTGAAAAATCAAAGAGATTAACAGGCAAGAATCTTAAGACATCCAGCCCCAAATTGTAAATCACAAGAAAAGTAAAGGAAGAACACAAATCGGCCATGCCAAAACAAGATAACAAGCAAGATCTGCCATATAAAactagaagaaaaaaaagaaagagtcaTCAAGATCAGATTTTGGGCAGATCCTTCACGCCAGAAAGAGATCGGACTCCCAATTAGCTTATCGTAGATCAAAAACTAGATCTATCCAAACAGAAAGCATGGACTGTACTACTGATTACCTATGGAAATATCTTCGACAAACTGCAAAGGGATTGGCGACTGGGTTGGGGTTTTAAGGAGAAGTAAAGGGGTTGGTTTTCCGTCCGAGCCATCGGTTCGGACTACTCGAGGCTGTGGCAAGGAGGAGCAGGAACCTAGGCGGCACCACCAACCACGTGGTCTGATTCTCCGTCGCCCTAATGcattttccctaaaattatgaacCTGACATGAATGCTGTCGCTCGGGTTGTAGTTACTTTGTATATACTAACCCGTTTGGGAAGAAGtgagtaaataaaattttataaatatatgctactttgtaaataaaatttttacaCTTGTTTGGGAGAGAATGAGCCATGAAGGAAAAGGGGAGAGAAGGATAAAGTTTCCCCTTGCATGCTCAGGAATCAGCGAAATTCCTTACACCTCAAATTAAGGTGTAAGGAAGGATAAGGAAAAATTATCctaattttatccttatttatattttcacatgcagatttattaaaaaaataagaggatatttttgtaaatttgtatatttaaccttcattttCATCCCTTTGAACTTTCTCTCCCTTCCAAACAAGGacaagataaatatattactttccctcccttccccttccattaatgaaccttacctcaccccatccaaacagagggtaaGGAACACATAAGACAACTTAGGGAGGGTTAGATGGAGATTTTAATTCTTATGAATATCAATTTCTGCTTTAGGTTTTATAATTTCTACTCAAAAGTaagtaaaaatttgaatttttttttacttctagttttttatttaaggtctaaaattaaaaattaatatttatattattaataaatttatcattttatataaTTACTCCCTAAAGAATCATAGGACATGAGAAGCTATCGTTCTAAGTTTCTTCCAAACAAAATGGCTTATTTAAACTCGTAGTGATTTCATTTTGACAGAGATGTTGAAAACGTCAGTCGAATCTTATCCTTAtctaataataaaagataaatgttAGGCACTCATAAAAGTAAAGCTTAGGGTAGTCGTTGTCATCGAAAGTTAATAATTCTGACAAAGTTATTTCAAAAGAATCGACAGAATTTACTTGGCATGCTACCCTTTTAGACacccacctgtggctgatgtccACGTCGAGAGTCCCGTGGAGAAGACAATTATTACAAGCCTTTAGCCTCATGGTGTTTAGACAACAATCAAGTACAGTTCATAAAGTGATGAGACTAACgccattaattttaatttaaatgacATTTTCATCCAGATGATAAAATAGGGGTATTtaaatatattcaaaatagatAAGGGTTGCCCCGAGACGTTGGTGCCTCATTCAGCTCTCCGAACGGTTAATCAGACGAGATTCAAATCTCAACTGTAATAAAAAAATTTCCTCTGGTAAGAGGATAAATCTAAAAAATTGTTTTTTTACCGCTTGAATAAATCTTCATAAGTATTTTTTGATTTACTTTAGTAAtgataaaaaaaactttcaaaattaatccATCATCACCTTGTAAGGCAATTCTTTGGattctatataaaaaaaaaatgttgagggggcgtttgattctttcttaggaataggaatcggaatgggaatcattatattgtggaatgggaatgggtatgagcatggatatcactcttaaaagcaatgtttggttagttgtatatcttctatcggaataaatcaaagtttcctttttttacccttaaagaaaaataagagaaaaaattaaatgcgagagaaagatgaatgtgagaaaaaaatatgatgaaagagaattatgagagagaaagtgtgataagaaagaatgaagagagagaaagtgtgatgagagaaaatgaaaaaaaaaagtgcgattggagagagcatgatgagagaaaatatgatgtgagagaaagtatgataggagaggatgaatagagagaaaatatagtgagaaaaaattaggagagagtgtgtgatgagagagattgaggagagagaaagtatgatgagagagaaagtgtgttgaggaaaaaaggagtaagtgtgataagagagattgaggagagagaaagtatgatgagagagaaagtgtgatgaggaacaaaagaaggaagagagtgcgatggaataaattgaggagagagaaagtatgatgagagagaaagtgtgttgaggaaaaaagaggaaagagagtgtgataagagagattaaggagagagaaagtgtgtgataaaatgatgagagagaaactatgatgagagagaaaatataatgagagagaataaggagagataagtgatatgaaagaaaaaataaataaatatattttgatatttgatattaatggagaaaattttagttttaagtcaagggtatttttggaataagggaatattttaattgatgaaaatagggtaatagctcattgaaggggaggtacatgggaatgagtcattacccaattttaaggattcatttccttatttgtattcctattcctataatccaaacattaacaatgggaatcaatgattctcattcccattccccactcctattaccctaaaccaaacgccccctgaaAATATAAAACAAATTGCTTAATCTAATCcggaaaaaattgaaaaataattcacaTTTCAACAAGCATTCGCTTGGTGAATTAATAAGGTTGTGCGCACTTGAACTAAAAAATAACATCTAATGATTTGATGCATGCATAACGAAGAGCAACTATATAATAAGTGTTTATTTCGCACTGGGAATAGGTCATCTTTGATGCTGTTTGtgttggtgatctgtataaaCAAAGGAATGAAAATAAGACGAGCTTAATTTCTTGCAAAACCTAACCCTATCCTTCATGTGTTTGCAGTAAAgagattaaaaatagaaaatgaaacagAGTAACACTAAATGATCCAGGCATAGATTAATTTAAAtttgcaatgaatgatgaacaagaAACAACAATCCAACAAGTCTTGTggagaaaataacaaaaaaaaaaaaaatctaccaaAAACTACAAAATGAAAAAAGTTTGCTAAGTTCAATTCCATTCTCTTACATTTTGCAAGCTCGTAATCATATCTTCTTCGCCAAATCATAATTCAATACTACAAAATCATCTTTCTTAGTCTATCACTATCTCTTCTTTGATGTGTTTTTGAAGTTTctaaaattctaagttagattTATGAACCAAAAGCTCCCCCCTACAGTTTGTGGTTCGTGTTTATACAAGCACTACATGTTGGATAATAAACTCGTATGGGTATGCCACAAATGAAAATCATAACCAAAAATGACAAAAGAAGTAAAAGATATTAGTGAAAGTAATTAACCAAGGAGTGGGATGGTTTGACCTTGAAAAGTAGAGAAAATAGACAATGTAGGCAACAAAACAACGGTCCAGAGTTGGGCAATGTAGCATAAGATGAGGACACGACATTTGAGATAATAACCACAGCCCTAGAATGGATTGCCAGCACTGTCCAAACAAGTAAAAATTTATACACCTATCCAAAATATTTACCTAGCCAGTCTTTTAttatgtcatatatatatatatatatatatatatatatatatatatatatatatatatatatatatatatatcttgctAGTATCAAGAACAACCGCCTCCAAATGCTAGAACATGATTTAAGTGGAAAATTATTGCCTAGAAAATCATACAATATGTTTtggcattaaaaaaaattaatgaaatatattttatttgaattctTTTATTTTGGGTTTAGAAACAAGAAATATACGAAagcaatagaaaaagaaaaaataattaaattttctaatttttagttctcccatcaaccaaacatcaaaaagaattaTTATCTATATAATTCAACCCAGCACAAGTTATGTACTAACTATATGAGTACCTAGGCCATATAAATACTTAGTTTTACTTACTTTCAATTTATTCAACTTACCAAAcgacaaggtcgccaacttgtTATCTCGTGCAGTTAGGCATCCGAAGGTAATTTCCCATGTCAAGAGGCCCTTTCCAATGTAAAATTCAACTTACCAAACGACAAGGCCACCGACTTGTTATCTCGTGAAGTTAGGCATCCGAAGGTAATTTCCCATGTCAAGAGGCCCTTTCCCATGTAAAATTCAACTTACCAAACGACAAGGCCACCAACTTGTTATCTCATGGAGTTAGGCATCCGAAGGTAATTTCCCATGTCAAGAGGCCTTTTCCCATGTAAACCTAAAGAAGTTTACTAAACTAGGAGATTTACTTATTGTCCTTAAAATCTCAATATtatgttatttaccataaaagATGATTATATATAATAACTCAAGAACCAAagcaattttaattaactttccaAGTAGTTTGAGCATTCAACTCAACATTTTCTTTTTGTTGGGTTTTCTTCATCCATCCTCCTTGATATTAAATAATATAAGATAATTCTTTTGGATACACCTCAAAACAACTAGAATTTTATTCTTAGAATTCTTAAGATGCAATCTAAAAAGATATCTCTTTCTAAACTTACATGGCGCATGAATAACAAGAAAAACAGACTTAGGCATACAAACTCAAATAGTGTTTCAGGAACAAGAAAATTTTAGTATTCTTGACATATCAGGTCTACTCACTTCTTAGTCAAAAGAAATATTTACAGGTCACTAGAATGATTTGTCATAAATATCTAAAAGGCATAGTATTCATTGTTAGTAAAACTAATAAGCCAGAAGCATCATatgaacttagcatttgaaaaattaactttttaCCTCATAGGAAACTAGAAGAAAAAATTATAATCATATTTGACAATACTTGCATAAGAAAAGTTGCCCATACCTTATAAATCATAACTCTTCGGTGAGGATCACTGCCTGACCAAATAGCAGCAGACACCAGATAAGTGCTTAGAGTTCAGCACGTTTACAATACAGGGGGAAAGATAAGCCATCTAGTTCTGAATGTCTACTATTAGATCTGAAATATGATTCAGCATTTTCTGATCATCATTGCTAaaaaaacatgatatgctatgctatgcAATTAGTTGTTGATACAGTCATTAAGAAATAGGTAAAAATGAGAAATTTGGCAGGGAAGTCCAAGGTTGCTGACTGTAAAAATCCTGACCAAACTTTTTCCAAACTTCCACAAAAAGTAATAATCTAATAATGAAGTGCTG
Coding sequences:
- the LOC122045083 gene encoding protein EARLY RESPONSIVE TO DEHYDRATION 15-like codes for the protein MSTMAVSRGVVGRSSLNPNAPLFVPMLFQQVEDFSPEWWELVQTTPWFRDHWFHQYQEQEMFDGEDSFDFGLTELPEVLDIDLDGAGFSEHVEMDKTISGATKKHDKHLLPKEFETDTLKALMLNLSSKSPKNGARPLLVLDKHREKPVQCVSPKFGPRRIIHQPR